From Paenibacillus sp. GP183, one genomic window encodes:
- a CDS encoding heme biosynthesis protein HemY, protein MNVKITRNAAKVLQLELDKEENKGLMVRVQVTHKHGDHAHYGLGLDDKKDDDVVVSTDKGIDVVLDKNEPLLDGIRIDYFYVPEEGFMITNPAKGNTGDH, encoded by the coding sequence ATGAACGTCAAAATTACACGCAATGCTGCAAAAGTCTTACAACTGGAGCTCGACAAAGAAGAAAATAAGGGTCTTATGGTTCGTGTGCAAGTTACACATAAACATGGGGACCACGCCCATTATGGTCTTGGCCTTGATGATAAAAAGGATGATGATGTCGTTGTCAGCACGGATAAAGGCATCGATGTTGTACTTGATAAAAATGAACCTCTGCTTGACGGGATTCGGATCGATTATTTTTATGTCCCCGAGGAAGGCTTCATGATTACGAATCCGGCCAAGGGGAACACCGGGGACCATTAA
- a CDS encoding TIGR01777 family oxidoreductase, whose amino-acid sequence MKIAITGGTGFVGSHLIPFFLKNGHEVLIISRSSSPSLQKGISHVTWNQLLADPAAHSGIDAIINLAGESINQRWTDAAKHRILDSRLKSASYIEKFINELDDKPKVVINASGMSIYGTSLEDTYDERSPHRIVDFLSGVVEKWEQAADQIKDARVVKIRIGLVIGKDGGAFPKMLLPYKLGIGGKIGSGHQWISWIHIDDMVRLIDTCIQTEQISGPVNATAPNPVTNEAFGRAIAAAWHRPHWLPLPAFMLKLMFGELSTLLLDGQKVLSHVLLKHGFEFKYPTIDQALRDLASNPLNKE is encoded by the coding sequence ATGAAAATTGCGATTACAGGCGGAACAGGCTTTGTCGGCAGCCACTTGATTCCTTTTTTCCTGAAAAACGGACATGAAGTTCTGATTATTTCCCGGTCTTCTTCTCCTTCGCTTCAAAAAGGGATTTCTCACGTGACCTGGAATCAATTGCTGGCAGATCCTGCTGCCCATTCAGGCATCGATGCTATCATTAACTTGGCTGGTGAATCGATAAATCAGCGATGGACGGATGCGGCCAAGCATCGAATTCTGGATTCGCGTTTGAAATCAGCAAGCTATATTGAGAAATTTATCAACGAGCTTGATGATAAGCCAAAGGTGGTTATCAACGCCTCCGGCATGTCCATATACGGTACATCCTTGGAGGATACCTACGATGAACGAAGCCCTCATCGCATTGTTGATTTCTTGTCCGGTGTAGTCGAAAAATGGGAGCAAGCAGCCGACCAAATCAAGGATGCTCGTGTGGTAAAAATCCGTATTGGCCTGGTCATCGGCAAAGATGGCGGCGCGTTCCCCAAAATGCTGCTTCCTTACAAGCTGGGCATCGGCGGTAAAATCGGCAGCGGCCATCAATGGATTTCATGGATTCATATCGATGATATGGTTCGATTGATTGATACTTGTATCCAAACCGAGCAAATTAGCGGCCCAGTTAATGCGACAGCACCGAATCCGGTGACGAATGAGGCATTCGGCAGAGCGATTGCTGCAGCTTGGCATCGCCCTCATTGGTTGCCATTGCCTGCTTTCATGCTCAAGCTGATGTTCGGCGAGTTATCTACCCTTCTGCTTGATGGTCAAAAGGTACTTTCACATGTTCTGCTGAAGCATGGCTTCGAGTTCAAATATCCTACCATAGATCAAGCTTTGCGTGACTTGGCGTCTAATCCACTCAATAAGGAATAG
- a CDS encoding DUF1450 domain-containing protein — translation MANDIRICDKCKHMKVKSTLTKLGRIAPDAEVKVGCKSYCGPCSRFAFIFINGRYITAPTEDEALEKAQKYVK, via the coding sequence ATGGCTAACGATATTCGTATATGCGACAAATGCAAGCATATGAAAGTCAAGTCAACCTTGACCAAGCTTGGTCGCATTGCACCGGATGCCGAAGTCAAGGTCGGATGCAAATCCTATTGCGGACCCTGCTCGCGATTTGCTTTTATTTTTATCAACGGACGTTATATCACGGCTCCCACCGAAGATGAAGCTTTGGAAAAGGCGCAAAAATACGTCAAATAA